One part of the Candida albicans SC5314 chromosome R, complete sequence genome encodes these proteins:
- the MED21 gene encoding Med21p (Ortholog(s) have RNA polymerase II repressing transcription factor binding, RNA polymerase II transcription coactivator activity, RNA polymerase II transcription corepressor activity) — protein MADRLTQLQICLDQLIQQFNSTINYVNTSAEPSLLDDDDVNSYSNMAANAPLPQSQQQRQQQKKQQEPQQEIEQPQQQSNPESKSISPPKEKVSFDNVINELCTDLILKSRQIKMLIDSLPGIGVTPNEQMNLINELSDKLQAIEEERIQKIKEKDNLLNLLESMIKEVVNGITETRI, from the coding sequence ATGGCAGATAGATTAACTCAATTACAAATTTGTTTAGACCAgctaattcaacaattcaattcaacgATAAATTATGTCAATACCAGTGCCGAACCCAGTCTATtagatgacgatgatgtCAACTCCTATTCCAATATGGCAGCTAATGCCCCATTGCCACAAtcccaacaacaacggcaacaacaaaagaaacaacagGAACCACAGCAAGAAATAgaacaaccacaacaacaaagtaACCCTGAATCAAAGAGTATTTCTCCgccaaaagaaaaagtgaGTTTTGATAATGTAATCAATGAGTTATGCACagatttaattttgaaaagtcgacaaatcaaaatgttaattgattcattacCTGGTATAGGAGTTACACCCAATGAACAAATGAATCTAATCAATGAATTAAGTGATAAATTGCAAGCtatagaagaagaaagaattcaaaaaatcaaagaaaaagataatcTATTAAATCTATTAGAAAGTATGATTAAAGAGGTAGTTAATGGTATAACCGAAACAAGAATatga
- a CDS encoding phosphatidylinositol-3-phosphate-binding ubiquitin-protein ligase (Ortholog(s) have phosphatidylinositol-3-phosphate binding, ubiquitin-protein transferase activity, role in protein ubiquitination and cytosol, fungal-type vacuole membrane, late endosome, nucleus localization): MSIPINLNDDLFEWQDDAEVTSCFICDRPYNIFFNRRHHCRKCGKVVCGDCSSQFISYFPNTPIVTEPHVVFPQYSKPHTKYRTCDQCVEEILMIRRALFNSDIRSHTTTIASSVETDHEDNNNGAVSGGGGGGGGDDVHGDIHSDGNNDGGDNNSLTKHVSHQYTRHLHNSTPSLRATHDSSSDSNLCPVCATNLLKLYIADIHSHAQDKTYLQKISNEDYEKFKEFHINQCLTNFDFDTNHSNRFSPDNSKTLKNKMLVYNIPPIPKPMYENIESGSNSLPIEKANKSEEIKGDAYDDEDEDDDEEEEEEDNECVICLESLNPGDKVGRLECLCVFHYKCIKDWFNKKGYGECPVHFLHK, from the coding sequence ATGTCAATTCCAATAAACCTTAATGATGATCTCTTTGAATGGCAAGATGATGCTGAAGTCACTTCATGTTTCATATGTGATAGACCttataatattttctttaatagAAGACATCATTGTAGGAAATGTGGCAAAGTTGTTTGTGGTGATTGTTCATCACAATTTATAAGTTATTTCCCCAATACACCAATAGTTACTGAACCACATGTGGTTTTTCCCCAATATTCTAAACCTCATACTAAATATCGAACATGTGATCAATGTGTGGAAGAGATTCTAATGATTAGACGAGCATTATTTAATAGTGACATTAGAAGCcacactactactattgcATCAAGTGTGGAGACTGATCATGAAGATAATAACAATGGTGCTgttagtggtggtggtggtggtggtggtggtgatgatgtTCATGGTGACATTCATAGCGATGGTAATAATGATGGCGGGGATAATAACAGTCTTACTAAACATGTCAGTCATCAATATACTCGACATTTACATAATTCGACTCCGTCATTAAGAGCTACTCATGATCTGTCATCAGATTCAAATTTATGTCCTGTGTGTGCCaccaatttattgaaattatatatTGCTGATATTCATTCACATGCACAAGATAAAActtatttacaaaaaatatctaatgaagattatgaaaaatttaaagaatttcatattaatcaatgtttaacaaattttgattttgatactAATCATTCAAATAGATTTTCTCCAGATAATCTGAAAACTTTAAAGAATAAAATGTTGGTTTATAACATACCACCGATACCAAAACCAATGTATGAAAATATAGAAAGTGGGAGTAATTCACTACCTATTGAAAAGGCCAATAAACTGGAAGAAATTAAAGGTGATGCGTacgatgatgaagatgaagatgatgatgaggaggaggaggaagaggaTAATGAATGTGTTATATGTTTGGAAAGTTTGAATCCAGGTGATAAAGTTGGTCGATTGGAATGTTTATGTGTTTTCCATTATAAATGTATTAAAGATTGGTTTAATAAGAAAGGTTATGGTGAATGTCCAGTTCATTTCTTacataaataa
- a CDS encoding RNA-dependent ATPase (Protein involved in rRNA processing; required for maturation of the 35S primary transcript of pre-rRNA and for cleavage leading to mature 18S rRNA; Spider biofilm induced), with protein MTMMNEKLKKEKKKIFGVITPFQKYLYTPRIINTVHLIIMSSKGITKKKVKSLKNLDSTKKLAEKIKQQALQKQQKQQKQQEQENANHNQTESSLSSSSSTTSSSITTIDPDAELKFKTFKELNLVPDLLESIESMKFTKPTPIQSEAIPHALEGKDIIGLAQTGSGKTAAFAIPILQSLWHAQQPYFALVLAPTRELAFQIKDTFDALGSSMGLRSSCIVGGMDMMDQARDLMRKPHVIVATPGRIMDHLEHTKGFSLKNLKYLVMDEADRLLDMDFGPALDKILKVIPIKRTTYLFSATMTNKIEKLQRASLHNPVRVAVSSKYQTADNLVQSMMLVNDGYKNTILIHLLNEFMGKSIIVFTRTVAHAQRTALLARILGFNAVPLHGQLSQSQRLGSLNKFKSNQANILVATDVAARGLDIPSVDVVINYDIPTDSKAYIHRVGRTARAGRSGKSISLITQYDLEMYLRIESVLGKKLPKEDKPPKEVLDALHVHVDKATAEAIRQTKEIHDKRNGGGGRRRNRDDADREER; from the coding sequence atgacgatgatgaatgagaaactaaaaaaagaaaaaaaaaaaatttttggtgTTATCACTCCCTTTCAAAAGTATTTATATACACCAAGAATTATCAACACAGTACACCTTATCATCATGTCTTCTAAAGGAAtaactaaaaagaaagtcaaatctttgaaaaatttagattCTACCAAGAAGTTGGctgaaaaaatcaaacaacaaGCATTACAGaaacaacagaaacaacagaaacaacaagaacaagaaaatgcAAACCACAACCAAACCgaatcatcattatcatcatcttcttctaccACCTCTTCctcaattacaacaattgatCCAGATGcagaattaaaatttaaaacatttaaagaattaaatttaGTTCCTGATTTATTAGAATCTATCGAATCAATGAAATTCACTAAACCAACACCAATTCAATCAGAAGCCATTCCTCATGCATTAGAAGGTAAAGATATTATTGGATTAGCACAAACTGGTTCAGGTAAAACAGCAGCATTTGCTATCCCTATTTTACAATCATTATGGCATGCTCAACAACCTTATTTTGCATTAGTTTTGGCCCCAACTAGAGAATTAgcttttcaaattaaagaTACTTTTGATGCCTTGGGAAGTTCAATGGGATTACGTTCAAGTTGTATAGTTGGTGGTATGGATATGATGGATCAAGCAAGAGATTTAATGAGAAAACCTCATGTTATAGTGGCTACACCAGGAAGAATTATGGATCATTTAGAACATACCAAAGgattttctttaaaaaatttgaaatatttagtTATGGATGAAGCTGATAGATTATTAGATATGGATTTTGGTCCCGCATTAgataaaattttaaaagtaATACCAATTAAACGTACAacttatttattttctgCTACTATGactaataaaattgaaaaattacaacGAGCTTCATTACATAATCCAGTAAGAGTTGCTGTTTcatcaaaatatcaaacTGCCGATAATTTAGTTCAATCAATGATGCTAGTGAATGATGGTTATAAAAACACCattttaattcatttattaaatgaattcATGGGGAAATCAATCATTGTATTCACAAGAACAGTAGCTCATGCTCAAAGAACAGCATTATTGGCAAGAATTTTGGGATTTAATGCCGTTCCATTACATGGTCAATTATCACAATCTCAAAGATTAGGCTCactaaataaatttaaatctaATCAAGCAAATATTTTGGTAGCTACTGATGTTGCTGCAAGAGGTTTAGATATTCCTTCTGTTGATGTAGTAATAAATTATGATATCCCTACTGATTCAAAAGCTTATATTCATCGTGTTGGTAGAACTGCTCGTGCTGGTAGATCGGGGAAGTCGATTTCTTTAATCACTCAATATGATTTGGAAATGTATTTACGTATTGAAAGTGTTTTAGGTAAAAAATTGCCTAAAGAGGATAAACCACCAAAAGAAGTATTGGATGCATTACATGTTCATGTTGATAAGGCAACAGCTGAAGCAATTAGACAAACTAAAGAAATTCATGATAAAAgaaatggtggtggtggtagaagaagaaatagaGATGATGCCGATAGAGAAGAAAGATAA